CTGGCAAAAGGCAATAGCCAAGGCTTTGCTTCTCAAGCGATTCGCGACCCTAATGCTGAACTAATGATCTGGCAAGATGAGCAACAGATCGCTCGTTTGGTCTACAAAGTCGACTTTATTCAGATGAATGGTATGGGACCTTCAAGGCCAATTACTCTAGTCGATGCTAAGTCCGGTGACGTGCTTGATCGGTGGGAAGGGATTACTTTTATTGAAGCCGAAGGACCAGGTGGTAACCGCAAAAGTGGTCGCTACTACTTCGGCCCTAAAACGCAATACGGCGGATTTGAAGTTAACCAGTATTGCCAAATGGACAGCCCAAATGTCGTCACACTCAATATGAACAACCAGCAATACGGCGGGCAAGTTCATCAGTTTGACTGTAACGTAAATAACTACCGCAGCGTGAATGGGGCCTATGCTCCAATGAATGACGCACACTATTTTGGTCAACGCGTTTTCGATATGTACATGGATTGGTTAAACACCCGACCTATTCAGCAGAAGCTAACCATGCGCGTTCACTATGGCTCTAACTATGGCAATGCATTCTGGGATGGTCGCCAGATGACCTTTGGTGATGGTAACCAGTCAATGTATCCACTGGCCACGTGGGATGTGATTGCGCATGAAGTCAGCCACGGCTTTACAGAGCAGAACTCTGGTCTGGAATACCGTGGTATGTCAGGTGGGATGAATGAGTCCTTCTCTGATGTTGCTGCGGCGGCACTCAGCCAGTACGTTCACGGCAGCTTCAACTGGAAAATGGGCGAGCATGTCATGAAGTACTCTGACGCTATGCGTTACTTCATTCAGCCAAGCAAAGATGGCGTCTCCATTGACCATATCAACCAGTATTACAATGGTATCGACGTCCACCACAGCTCCGGTGTGTTCAACAAGGCATTTTACCATCTCGCGACCAGCTCAAACTGGGACATCAAAAAAGCGTTCATCGCCTATGCTACCGCTAACCAACTTTACTGGCGACCAAACTCAGATTTTCAACAGGGCGCTGAAGGTGTTTGTAAAGCGGCTCACGAACTGGGATACGACACTTCCGCGGTGAGCAACGCGTTCGCTCAGGTGGGTATTCAGGTGACACAGTGCGCTTCTGGACAGCCAGATCCTGAGCCGACACCTAACCCCGATATCGTAAGCTTACAAATCAATACACCAAGTGCGATTGAATCAGCGGGTAATGACGAACAACACTTTGTGTTGAAGAATGCACCAGCTGAGGATATCTGGGTACAAACCTATAACGGCTATGGCAATGTTGATATGTATGTCGCGATCAATCGTCCTGCTTCACTGTCGGATCATGATTGTGCTTCCACCAACCGCGATAACAACGAATACTGTGGTTTCAGCGGTGTAGGTGATGCCGATGTTTATGTGATGGTCACAGGTGCGCGTAGCTCCTCAGATGCTTATGTTGGCGTTAGTGCCTATCTCGAAGAACCGACACCAGAACCACAGGACTTGTGTGCTAATCTGGAAGAGTGGTCTCCTTATTACTATTACCCACAAGGAACCGAGGTGCAGTCCTACGGAAACCGCTTTATCGCAACCCAAACTAACTGGGGAGCCGATCCTTACAGTTACTACTGGTACTGGTCATTTGAAGGCAGCTGCCTGCAATAATCGGTTCAAAAAAGAGCCCGCACGCGGGCTCTTTAATAAGGAGAGCATTGTTATTGTTTTAGTGATTTATTTCCAAGACCACTGACTGCCATTGACGTCAGCTTGGACCAACCAACTGTTGGAATTCCATTTTAACGCGTTATCTAGGCTATTTTTAAGCTGGCCATTTTCCACTCGCCACGTCTGATTCGGGCGCTGGCTACAAGTTTCCATAGTGATACTTGACCCTTGCTGATCCAGACATAGACCAGGTGCTACCTTGCTGATCATCTTACCTTCAGTCGTTAGTTGCCAAAGTTGGTTGTCACCGCTGTGACAACTCCAGCCGTATACTCGAGCTCCCGGAGTGGCAGAACTTCCTTCAACGTCCAGACACTGGCTACCTTGAGTAGCAATTTGTTTCCATTGCTCTGCTGGTTTTTCATCGCCTGAAGCCGCACTAAACAAAGCTGAAACAACAGAAGTCATAGGTTGAGTATAACGAGACGCTTTAGGCGCTCTATCTTGCCAGCTCTGTGGAACTGACTGAGTCACATCCCATTCTCCACTGCCATCGTAGTAGGACTTCGCTACCGCTTCAGGGGTTGGTGTCCAAAGGAAATCAGGGTGACGATTCTGATACCACTCGCCTCCGATCACATTGCCCTGCGCATCCAATTCCAAATCGTAGTAATACGTTACTCGCGATACGCCATCAAGCTTTGGCTTGTCGTAGTTTCGATGAGTTGGATTCGTCTCTACCATATAATCAACAACCATCTGTACACCAACAACTGAGACTGCACGTGATGCACGATACTGGGTGAACTTATCTTTTTTGTAGTCCGCCATCGCAATGGTCACATCGGCTGGATTGCCTGATGAACGATTAGTCTCTGGGTTAAAGTACTTAACCTGATAGCCAAGGATCGGCTGGTTCCAGACTTGGTAATCATATGTCGCATCCATAATCATACTACGACCCGTAATACCGATCTGGTTGAGTACAGATAAGTGCCAACTTGCTGGGTTGTTGTCCACACAGTCAGGTTCGATAACACGACCATTTTCGTCTTTTTCAGGGTTCTGAATATTACAGCGACCACCAATAAAACGTGTATTGAACGGCGCTTCAGCCCAAAGCAGTGTGCCTAGAGCTTTAACGTCTGACGGATAGAACTTAAGCATCTCTCCATTGGCATCAGGTACTGTAATCGACTTTTCAGGACGAGGAAGCATGTAAGCCGCCGCAGCCCAGCCATGGCAAAGTCCCATCCAACGCTCTACTTTACCCTGAGATTCATAGTAACCTTTACCCGAGTCCCACGAACGCTTAGTCAGCGTGAAGTTTTTATCCCCGACCAATAAGTCATACTTCTCTGCCGGAGAAAGTAAGTGGCGCTGCTCGCTCGAGTAGCTATCCAACGGTTTGATGGTATGTGAAAAATCGTAGTATTCCTGCCAGTCTGACGCGTAAAGTTCACGGTCAGAATAACGCCACGCGGCTGCACCGGAGTACAAAGGCCAGTAGGTATCAGACCATGGCTGAACGTCCAAATACTTTGAATCTGGTGCCGCACTATCTAATTCAACCAGATTGCGAATCAGTGCGTTACCCACATCAACCAGACGCGCTGGGTTATCGTTGTTCAGGTTTGCTGAGAATCGAGGAGCAATGACTGGCTCTGCTCTTTCCATAACTGTTTCACGCATTTGATCTCTGAAGCGCTCAAGCTCTTCAGCACTCATGGTTTGATATTCGTCTCCTTCTTTCTCTGGTAACGCATCCATGACTTTTTGCGGATTGGCGTGAAACGCCGTCATAAATGCATCTATGCGTGCATTGTCCGCAACAGCGGTCAAAGGCACCGAGATAGACAACAAGGTGATGATTTTTTTCATTATAAAGCTCTACGTTGTTAGTTTTTATATAAACCAGAGTGATAATTCAGCTCTGGACGGCACGTAGAGTGGTGATCTTTGTTCCGCAAATCAATCGCAAAAAGTGAACAAACATTAGAATCGTGAATGGTTACTACAAAAATCAAGCTGGGTACTTCAGGGTTTATCTAGAGCGATTTCTATTTATATATGAAAAGGTTATTTTAAATACCCTATTTTTGTTAAGTTTATTTAGTCTATAAAAATGCCCGCACAGGCGGGCATATCAGTGACTTGGTTAACTTTTACTCTTCGCTGAGCAAATCTAAGAAAAAGGCATATTCAAGCGCGTTATCTCGCAAGCGTTTAAAACGACCTGAGGCACCACCATGCCCCGCCTCCATGTCTGTTTTAAATAGCAGCACATTATCGTCCGTTTTCAAATCACGTAATTTCGCGACCCACTTCATCGGTTCGAAATACTGAACTTGAGAATCATGCAAGCCTGTTGTCACTAACATGTTCGGATAACTCTGCGCTTTGACATTATCGTACGGTGAGTAACTCAACATGTACTCATAGTATGTCTTATCATTCGGATTACCCCATTCGTCGTATTCATTGGTTGTCAGAGGAATGGACTCATCCAGCATGGTTGTGACTACATCCACAAACGGGACATGAGCACCAATGCCTCGATACAGCTCTGGTGCTTGATTTATAACGGCTCCCATTAACAAACCACCCGCAGATCCACCAACGGCGAACACTTTATCTTTGGCCCCATAACCAGCTTCCGTTAAGCCTTTAGTAACATCAATAAAGTCATTAAACGTATTCTGTTTGGTCAGTTTTTTACCCGCTTCATACCAAGGTCTTCCCAACATTTCTGAACCACGGATATGTGCAATTGCATAGACGAAGCCACGATCCAGCAGGCTCAAGCGTGCTGAGCGGAAAGTAGGATCAATGGTGTGGCCGTAAGAGCCATAGCCGTATTGATAAATAGGATTCGTACCGTCTTTCTTGAACTTATCCTTGCGGTAAACCAGTGACACCGGCACTTGCTGTCCATCTCGAGCGGTGATCATAATACGTTCAGATTGGTAGTTATCAGCATCAAAATCACCAAGTACTGGTGTTTGCTTCATGATTTCAGATTCACCTGACTTTAGATCGAAATCGTAATACGTCCCCGGCGTCGTCAGGCTACTGTAGTAAATACGAACCTTTGAGTTATCGAGCTCTCGGTTGCCAGTCATGTAAGCCGCAAATGCTGTGTCGTTAAAGGTTAATGGAAACTCCTTGCCCGTCGAAAGCTGACGCACCTTAACCGTGGTTAAGCCGTCTTTACGCTGCTCATAAACTAAATGGTCCTCAAACAGCGTAAAATCGACCAGTTGAGTTTTATCATCCGCGGCAATCACGTCCTGCCATTTCGACCTATCATGCATCTGGTCCTTATGTACTTTCATTAAACGAAAGTTCACAGCCTGATAGTTGGTGTAGATAAAATACCAGTCGTTAAGTTTCGCGATGCTATATTGGATGCCTTCCTCTCTCGGGTAGAAAGGTTCAGCCTTAGCATGGGGATCATTAGCGTCAATAACAGAGACACCACTTGTCTCCGTACTTGAATGGAAGATGTAAACTTGTTCGCCGTCTTTACTCTTGCCTAAAGACATGTAATACGCGCTGTCATCTTCTTGGTAAATCAGCTCATCACTGCTTTGTGGCGTTCCTAACACATGACGATAGACCTGATAGCCCAGTAAGGTTTGAGGATCTTTCTTGATGTAATAAAAAGCTTGGTTGTCATTTTGCCAAGCGACACCACTCGACGCTCCTTCTATTTTATCTTTGAGGTATTCGCCTGTGGTAATATCCTTGACTCTAATGGTGTAAATTCGGCGGCTTAGGGTATCTTCACCGTACGCCAGCAAATTCTCATTTGGACTAACGTACAAGCCACCCGTACTGAAAAATTCGTGCTCTTTCGCCAGCTCATTGACGTCTAAGATAACGGTCTTATCCGTCCCTGAAAAATCTTTGGCGCGCTGGTAGATAGGGTACTCATTGTCGCCAGAGACTTCGTTCGAATAGAAATAGCTCCCTTCTCTTACAGGAACTGAACTGTCATCTTTTGCAATACGCCCTTTGATCTCTTGGAATAGTTTTTCCTGTAGCGGTTCAGTATGCTTTAACACCGCATCCGTGTATTGATTTTCTTTTTCTAAATGCGCCAAGATCTCAGGATCTTTTCTTTCATCATCACGCATCCAGTAGTAGTTATCTATGCGGCGATCACCATGATTGTTAAGGACATAAGGTTGCTTTTGGGCTACTGGAGCCGGAACTTGCTGAGCCGCGAGTTCTATTTGGGATGGTTGAGCCACAGTTTGAACTCCTTGAGAGCTGCATCCAGCAATAAGCGCCACAGATACAGCTAATGTAGTTAGGGGAAAACGCATCTATCGATCCTTAAAACAGCAGAATCAATGAATCATTACTATCTTAACACTCAGTAAAAATCCACTAATGTTTATACTTAACAGCCAGTTACGCTATCAAACATGCATTCACCGTTCAAATAATATAAACCCATACCATGTCGAAAGTAAGTAACCACTGACAAGGAAAGAGATCGTGAAGATAAGCAACAGACGTATGATTTGGAAGTTTGTCATGACGACTCTAAGACTTCATGGAGTCAAGTGTCGATACAAAAAGCTTAATCTGATACGGCCTTTATAAAAACAGAAGAATAAATTGAATCTTGGATTAACCACAAATATAAAAAATAGAATTATATATCAGATAGTTGAAACAACAAAACTATCAGAGCCAGCCTTAATAATCATTTCAAATAATGAACAAATAAAAATTAATAACTATTAATGATCATTCTGAACCATTTACCTTCTCCTCGCCATATAGTCAAAAAAGCAACTGGATGCATAGGGGCAATTTTACCCCACCAGCAAGGCACGCTGAAGACAAAACTAATAAACGTTGACAATAAGAAGGCGAGTAGAAAGCGATGAAACTAAACAAGTTAGCATTGGGAATGGCATTTTTAACAGGCAGCGCATGGGGAGCGACAGATACTACACACTGCAATCCGCTGACTAGCGACTCATGTGGGTTACCATGGCCAAGTAATCAGGCTTTTACAAAGAAGGATAGTCAGTCTGACACAGGCCTGCGCCTAAACATAAAGAACGCAATCTTTTCTAACAACTTCATTCACGAGTTACCAAAAAGTTTTACCCCTGAAGACATCATCAATGGCAAAAATGGATTCTCCGTCGCAGCGCCAGTGCTGTTCGAATTCCACCAGCCATTTGATCCATCAAGTTTACCAAGTGATGGCGGAGATAGCGTTCAGGTTTTTGATTACAGCCTTGATGAGAGGGTACCGGTTGCACCATTGTCCAGCAAACCTGCAGAGGTTAAAGCCGATAGTAGCCACATAATGTCAGTCTACCCAAGAGCCCGGTTTAACTACGGTAATACACATATCGCGGTGGTCACTAATGCATTGAAAAGCGACAAGGGCCATGACTTTCGTCCCTCTAACGGTGTCACACAAGCTTTAAGCCAGGATGGTTCCGAGCTCTCCAATTTCTATGAGCCTTACATTCAATACCTCGAATCTAAGGGGATCACAAGAGAAGAGATTGTATCGCTCACCGTCTTTACAACCGTGACAAAAGAAGAAGCAACCAAGCAATTTGCGCCATTAAAAGAGAAGGTGCTTAAGGCCACACCAAAAGTCGAGTTCGACTGGGATAACTCCGGCTATGTACACGACAGCAATGAAGTGGTTTACTCACTCAAAGGTCGCATGCAGGCCATGGACTTTAGAGACAAACAAACAGGCCGCATCACCAATAAGCCAAGTAATGTGTGGTTAGACTTTACCATTTTATTCCCTAAAGAGTCGCTATCTCATTCAACCCCTGTTGTCATATACGCCCACGGTTTGAATGGCGACCAGTCTGATGCCAAATCCGTTGCAGCACCAGCTCTTGAAGATGGTCATGCAGTGATCGCCATTGACTGGGTATGGCACGGTTCGCGAGCAGAAGATGATTCTGATCACGTGGGCTCAATCATGAAACCGGATAATGCCGCTAGCCTACCAGGTGGTGCCGTTCAGAGTAACCTAGATATGCACACCCTTCTCAACGCCATTAATACCTCACTGCAGGAGTTGGACTTCTTACCTTCTCCTGATGGCGTGCCTGACCTTGATAAAAGTAAGATCACTTTCCTTGGCACATCACTCGGCACCATTTTAGGCCATGGCTTCCTCTCCACGACGGCCGGTCAAGGGCTAAACGGTGGCTTCCTACAAGTACCGGGGACGAACTTTGGCCGTATTCTAACTAATTCCGTCACCTACACATCAGATTCTGTATCATGGCAAGGCATTGTTCCAAAGTCTGCAACCGGATCCGAAGCGTCGCTATTCTGGTCAATCATGCAAACTGAGTTTGAGATAGGTGAAGGAGTCAGTTACCTAGACGAAAAAGTCACTCCTATTGGCATGCTATATGGCCTGAAAGACAGTTTTGTCCCTCCCTATACTGGAGAAGCTATCGCGGAATTGGCTAACCTACCACTGCTCGAAGAGGTGCTTGAACCACGAGATTTTCTTGAAACTGCGCCAGACTATCGCTCCGGCAATGGCGCTCTGCAGCTGAATGGCGATCACTTAGTGTTCATTACTAAACCCGAAGCGACAGAGACTTATAAACACTGGTTATTATCTGTGACAAATACCAATCCACTGCCTCGTTATGATTATGTTTTTCCTAAAAGCTTAGAAAGCTATCAAGCTGGTACTCAGGTGCTTCAAGAAAAGAATGGCAACATATATCAATGCCTGGATGGTCAAGCCAGTGGTTACTGCAAGCAGTGGTCTGAATCTTCCAATCAGTATGAACCAGGTGTCGGACTGTACTGGGAGATGGCGTGGAAACTGGTTCCTTAGTTCAAGCTGAACATTAAACAAGGCTGGAGGATCCCCCCCTCCAGCTTTTCTTTTGAAAACATGTGACTGCTTGTCGTGTACCTGACATTGAATAAATGTACTCAACAAACCTCATAATTAAATGCACTTTTAAGCTTTAATTCAATAAATGCGGATATACGCATATGATCAATGCAATCTGACACAACAAGTTTCATCAAAACAAAAGTAATTATAAAACAATAACTTAAAAACTTATTGGATTAAATTATGTTATAAAAATTTATATAAATACCTAAAAAATTATGACTCATAATTAAAACTCGACAACTCTCAGAAATGAGACAGCCACCTATTGTTTAATCAGCCTCAACTTAATTTTGGGCCAAAATGAGAAAAAGTTCGTTAGGGATAAACACTGTGGAAGTTAGACGAGAAATAACTTGGCTCTGACTCCCTTCTATACACAAGGGAAAGGCCTGTAATTTAAGTTGTTTGTGTATCTATTGCACGACGATTGTTTAACTAAACTTGCGACGGTACGCCCTCGATTCGTCTCCGATATCTAGTGGCTCTACTGTCAGAATTGTGACCTAATGAGACTAACCATGCCCGCTCCCATTAAAAACTTTTACTGGCTCAGTGATACTCCACCTTCTAGCCATCTTACTGACAAAGTGATTTATGTTCGCTCGGTTCAGGAACTGCCTGAAGGTTTTGGTGGTGCGGCTTGTATTGCCTTTTCAAATCAAGACACTCAAAAGGAAACTCTAAAAGCATTCTATCAGCAAAAGCTGAGATGGAGTTGGTGCCTTTTTAGCACGGAAGAAAACACGCTAACAACTTGCTTAACCGACGGTTTGTTTGACGAAAATACAGCGTTCGATCTATGGCATAATACGCAAAAAAAGCTATCAACGGCATCAGATATTCAGGCTCTTGACCCTATCATTGGTTGGCTAGGAGTTAATCGTGAACGCCGAATTACTTCACTCAAAAATGTCAGCGAACCGACTATATATCAGTACCCTCTTATCGAATTTTTATATCCAGAGCTAGATTCCGCATACCGCTATGCTTTGTCTGAGCAGAGCCGTAATATCTTAGAAAAAGAGCACCTAATCGATCGAATTCGCATTTGCTCTCAGTGTAACAGTGGGCACTTAAACTATGTCGACGTGTGTCCAAGCTGCCAAAGCATAGACATCGAATCACAAAGCTCGCTGCACTGTTTTACCTGTGGGCATGTCGATGATCAACAAGCCTTTACTCGCAAAGGCAAATTAGCTTGCCCTAAATGCCTTACCCAGCTTCGACATATAGGGGTAGATTATGACCGTCCGTTGGAAAACCAGAAGTGCCACACTTGCTCAAATATGTTTGTCGAAGCGTCGACAATCACTCAATGTATGAGCTGCGATTCCAAAGTTCCTGTACATGAACTGATTGAAAGAAAGATCTACCAATACAAACTGGGTGAATCCGGTCAATACATCTACCAACATGGAAAAGCCACCCAAGCTCCTGAACTGTCCATCAAAGGCAAAGTCGAGGCTAGCTATTTTGTTAATTTGATCAGTTGGCTAAATAAAGTCGCGTTAAGGCATAATGAAAACCATTTGATCCTTGCACTTTATCTGCCCTCTATTGACCACTATGGTCAACAACATGGGGATACAAAACTCTTCGCTTTGATCGAGCAAATTACCACCCGTTTGAGCGGCTTGTTTCGAGATACCGATATCTGCTGTCAGTATAAGCAAGATGTGCTTTTAGTGCTCATGCCAAAAACTCACCACTCTAGCTTGTCAGCTATACAGAATAAGCTTTCCGCTCTGAGCAAACTCATTGAAGAAGACGATTTCGAACTAAATGTGTTTGCCAGAAGCCTACCTGACCACGCACTTAACGGGGAGCCTGAGTCTTGGTTAGAAGCTTTACTGAGAGAAATCTATGCTGTCTGATAGCCTGACGTTATTTGATTATTTCAGGGGAATGCTCTTACACAACCAAGAGCTGTGGTTTTTGCTTTTTCCCCTGATGATCATCATTGAACTCCCGCTTTATCTGCTAGTTCTCACTGGCATTTTTCGTTGGGCGTACCGTGCGCAAGTAAAGGAACCGCAACACTTTCCTGCCATTAGCTTTGTCATCACATGCTACGGAGAAGGGGAAGCCATCGGTATTACGATTGATACGCTCGTTGAGCAAATATACCCGGGTTCTATTGAGATCCTTGCCGTGGTTGATGGCGCAGTACAAAACCAAGCCACATATCAAGCCGCCGTTGAAGGCGTCAAACGCCATGCCCAAGTGAAGAATAGAAAAGTGCGTGTTATTCCCAAATGGCAGCGAGGAGGAAGAGTTTCTACCTTGAATGCGGGATTATCTATTGCCTCCGGTGACATAGTGATCAATGTTGACGGCGATACCTCTTTTGATAACGATATGGCCTGCAAAATGATGACATCATTTTCTTCAGCAGATGTCATTGCCAGTGGTGGTGCTTTACGAGTGAGGAATCACAGCCAGAATATCCTGACTAAAATGCAGTCTCTGGAGTACATGCTTTCGATGCAAGCGGGGAAAACCGGCATGGCTAATTGGGGTGTCCTCAACAATATTTCAGGTGCCTTTGGCGCGTTCAGAAAGAGTACTCTCAAACAGGTTGGCGGGTGGGATACTCATACTGCGGAAGACTTAGATTTAACCATGCGCCTCAAACAATATAAGCGCCGATACCCAACGAACAAGCTCGCCTTCGCCACACATGCTATTGGCCATACTGACGTACCAGACACCTTAAAGGGTTTGGCATTGCAAAGACTACGTTGGGATGGTGATTTGTTGTTCCTTTTTCTTCGTAAGCACAAAGATGGCTTGTCCCCTTCTCTGCTGGGGTGGGGAAACTTCATCTTTACCATCACATACGGGGTAATTCAGAACGTACTATTACCACTTTTGGTTGTTTTCTTCACTTTGTTTATTTTTTACAGCTACCCCACCCCCTTCGTTTTAGCACTTACGCTCATGTTGTATTGTGTTTATCTTTTCTTATCACTTGTCATTTTTATTGTGTATGTGGGCTTAGTGTCTGAGCGAAAAAAACAAGATATAAAAGAGATGAAATGGCTCCCTCTTTACCCGATTTACCAGTTTTTCATGCGGCTCATAACCGCTTTTTCAATGGTGAATGAGGTTGTCAGAAGAAGTCATGAAGAATCAAGTATGGCGCCTTGGTGGGTACTAAAGAAAGGTAAGAGATTTTAATATGAAAGTGAATTTTCATTTAGATAAAAAGAATAACCCACAATCTGAAGGTGGCGTTAAAGTTGTCTATGGTCAGGCAAAGCGTGGCGGTTATCGCCTACGTTGGTACCTGATTCTAGCCATCGTCATTAGCCCATTAATAGCGATGGCTTACTACCTGTTTAAAACACAAGTATTGGTTACGGCACCAGCCATCATTACCTCACATCCAGTGACAATTAACGCCACTCACCCAGGTGTTGTCGGCCCAATACCATCGGATGTAGGAAAAACAGTGTCCCACGAGCAAACCTTGTTACTACTGAGTGATCCTGCTTTAGATCAAGAGCTAAACTTCATTAAGAGTGAGCTTTTAAAACTACCGACTGGTCAAGATTTCAACATTGAAGCCTTATATGCTGAGGCAATCAACCACACAAAGCGTAACCTTGATAAAGTTCAGGAAATCCAGCAAAACTACGATACGTACCGTTCACAAGGCCAAGTGTCTGAGGTCGACTATGCCTCAATGGTCAACATCACTAACGCTCTTAACACTCAATTAAGCAGTCAAAAAATTGCTTACGCTGAGTCAAAACGTGCCGACACTGAAACCAAACTGGCAGGCCCCATCGCCACCGAATACCGCTCTCTGATGAAAGCGTTTATCGTCAAGCGTTCAACTCAAGAAAGCTTAACCATTAAGGCCCCATTTGCAGGAAGGGTTATTGACATTCATGTCCTTG
This sequence is a window from Vibrio coralliilyticus. Protein-coding genes within it:
- a CDS encoding glycosyltransferase family 2 protein; protein product: MLSDSLTLFDYFRGMLLHNQELWFLLFPLMIIIELPLYLLVLTGIFRWAYRAQVKEPQHFPAISFVITCYGEGEAIGITIDTLVEQIYPGSIEILAVVDGAVQNQATYQAAVEGVKRHAQVKNRKVRVIPKWQRGGRVSTLNAGLSIASGDIVINVDGDTSFDNDMACKMMTSFSSADVIASGGALRVRNHSQNILTKMQSLEYMLSMQAGKTGMANWGVLNNISGAFGAFRKSTLKQVGGWDTHTAEDLDLTMRLKQYKRRYPTNKLAFATHAIGHTDVPDTLKGLALQRLRWDGDLLFLFLRKHKDGLSPSLLGWGNFIFTITYGVIQNVLLPLLVVFFTLFIFYSYPTPFVLALTLMLYCVYLFLSLVIFIVYVGLVSERKKQDIKEMKWLPLYPIYQFFMRLITAFSMVNEVVRRSHEESSMAPWWVLKKGKRF
- a CDS encoding HlyD family secretion protein yields the protein MKVNFHLDKKNNPQSEGGVKVVYGQAKRGGYRLRWYLILAIVISPLIAMAYYLFKTQVLVTAPAIITSHPVTINATHPGVVGPIPSDVGKTVSHEQTLLLLSDPALDQELNFIKSELLKLPTGQDFNIEALYAEAINHTKRNLDKVQEIQQNYDTYRSQGQVSEVDYASMVNITNALNTQLSSQKIAYAESKRADTETKLAGPIATEYRSLMKAFIVKRSTQESLTIKAPFAGRVIDIHVLEGERVFENTPLITIAKNATPEITAFLDPKYLRFSTIGTHAKVKYPDGETYTATVSSQVEVVNKLPQELQSPFEGQPAYLKVNLSFDQPIPEERWIEGVSVEVSF